The following proteins come from a genomic window of Natronosalvus vescus:
- a CDS encoding AAA family ATPase, protein MDVTQASEECAAVLDEISSAVICERDFLETVLLGVVGRGHVLLEDVPGTGKTLTARSVADVLGLSFSRIQFTPDLLPTDVTGTHVFNEQDREFEFNEGPIFANIVLADEINRAPPKTQAALLEAMEEGQVTTDGETRQLPQPFFVIATQNPVEQEGTFPLPEAQVDRFLVKTSMGYPDEAGEVELLQRRASRDEMSPSVETVFEPEHVTALRQVPETVTVDDDLIDYVVALARATRSDGRVEVGVSPRGTQRLFEAARAYATITGRSYVTPDDIKRVAQPVMAHRLVLTPDATVNEVQKSQIVDAVLESVPVPTVD, encoded by the coding sequence ATGGACGTTACTCAAGCGAGCGAGGAGTGTGCAGCCGTCCTCGACGAAATCAGCAGCGCTGTCATCTGCGAACGGGACTTTCTCGAAACTGTCTTACTCGGTGTCGTCGGCCGCGGGCACGTTCTCCTCGAGGACGTTCCAGGGACGGGCAAGACCCTCACCGCGCGCAGCGTTGCGGACGTTTTGGGCCTCTCGTTCTCTCGGATCCAGTTTACCCCCGACCTGCTGCCGACCGACGTCACGGGCACCCACGTCTTCAACGAACAGGATCGCGAGTTCGAGTTCAACGAGGGCCCCATCTTCGCCAACATCGTCCTCGCCGACGAGATCAACCGCGCGCCGCCGAAAACCCAGGCCGCGCTGCTCGAGGCGATGGAGGAAGGCCAGGTGACGACCGACGGCGAAACTAGACAGCTCCCACAGCCGTTTTTCGTCATCGCAACCCAGAACCCCGTCGAACAGGAAGGCACCTTCCCCCTGCCGGAAGCACAGGTCGACCGCTTCCTCGTGAAGACGTCGATGGGCTACCCCGACGAAGCCGGCGAGGTCGAACTCTTGCAGCGCCGGGCGAGTCGCGACGAGATGAGCCCTAGCGTCGAGACGGTGTTCGAACCCGAACACGTGACCGCCCTCAGGCAAGTGCCCGAGACGGTGACCGTCGACGACGACCTCATCGACTACGTCGTCGCGCTGGCACGTGCGACCCGTTCCGACGGCCGCGTCGAGGTCGGGGTCTCACCCCGCGGCACCCAGCGACTGTTCGAAGCGGCCCGGGCCTACGCGACGATCACGGGCCGGAGCTACGTCACACCTGACGACATCAAACGCGTCGCGCAGCCGGTGATGGCCCACCGACTCGTACTGACGCCCGATGCGACGGTCAACGAGGTACAGAAGTCACAGATCGTCGACGCCGTCCTCGAGTCCGTTCCGGTGCCAACGGTGGACTGA
- a CDS encoding DUF7519 family protein, whose protein sequence is MSVSPSNSLEFDARPSITGAAVALLFGALVTLLATMGSMIATPFAFAGLLSIGYGVTVGSTRAVDTGTAGFVPAIAIGTAGSLSDPLTVSAVVCLYTAWDVAHNAIGVGEQLGRWTETTRLELIHAGGTLVVGALTAGIVLLFYQVTVEGLPFAALVFVALGGVLLLWILDHWV, encoded by the coding sequence ATGAGCGTCTCGCCATCGAATTCGCTCGAATTCGACGCCCGTCCCTCGATCACGGGTGCGGCTGTGGCACTCCTCTTCGGTGCACTAGTGACGCTACTGGCCACGATGGGCTCGATGATCGCAACACCATTCGCATTCGCCGGTCTCCTCTCGATTGGTTACGGCGTGACGGTCGGTTCAACGCGCGCCGTCGATACGGGAACGGCGGGGTTCGTGCCGGCAATCGCCATCGGAACCGCCGGTTCGCTGTCGGATCCTCTGACGGTCAGTGCCGTCGTCTGTCTGTACACCGCATGGGACGTCGCTCACAACGCGATCGGGGTCGGGGAACAACTCGGTCGCTGGACGGAGACGACTCGCCTCGAGCTGATTCACGCAGGTGGGACGCTGGTGGTCGGCGCCCTCACTGCCGGAATCGTACTCCTGTTCTATCAGGTGACGGTCGAGGGGCTTCCGTTCGCGGCCCTCGTGTTCGTGGCTCTCGGAGGGGTGCTGTTGCTCTGGATACTGGATCACTGGGTATGA
- a CDS encoding DUF4129 domain-containing protein, giving the protein MNRSAVGLVVIVVLCVTSLVIAAGTLETAVHADQSPTGADSPPMDGPDDDVPEEEDDPDADGTFDTSNLCVPILTSPWVLGLLGLVIVAISAWLIRSYRVVLGLILVISFSVPLAGAYMIPATCEPPSPATIDDGGTGENATANETDAEFIEGAPLEPTNRPTVSVAALGVVLVLSMAGVLGYYFRSRRLQQIAPPTEAASTPAVDPEAVSRLVGEAADRIDAASDLENEVYRAWREMTDHLDVDRPESSTPGEFATAAVAAGFDADDIDELTSIFETVRYGDHSVTPTQEQRAIECLRRLEEAHSSSTSERDATGDEGDEQGTTGDEGDEQRTTGDEVEDR; this is encoded by the coding sequence ATGAACCGGTCAGCGGTTGGACTGGTCGTGATCGTCGTCCTCTGTGTGACGTCACTCGTTATCGCGGCGGGCACGCTCGAGACCGCCGTCCACGCTGACCAATCGCCGACAGGAGCCGATTCGCCACCCATGGACGGTCCCGACGATGACGTTCCCGAAGAAGAAGACGACCCGGATGCGGACGGCACGTTCGACACGTCGAACCTCTGTGTTCCGATTCTCACGTCGCCGTGGGTTCTCGGCTTGCTCGGGCTGGTAATCGTGGCCATTAGTGCGTGGTTGATCCGGTCGTACCGCGTCGTACTGGGCCTCATCCTCGTGATATCCTTCAGCGTGCCGTTGGCTGGTGCATACATGATTCCGGCGACCTGTGAACCGCCCTCGCCGGCGACGATCGACGACGGCGGAACGGGCGAGAACGCTACGGCAAACGAGACGGACGCGGAATTCATCGAGGGTGCACCGCTCGAGCCGACGAATCGACCGACGGTGTCGGTCGCGGCGCTCGGTGTCGTACTCGTCCTGTCGATGGCGGGTGTGCTCGGCTACTATTTCAGATCCCGGCGGTTGCAACAGATCGCGCCGCCCACGGAAGCAGCGTCGACACCAGCCGTCGATCCGGAGGCAGTGAGTCGCCTGGTCGGGGAGGCGGCGGATCGAATCGACGCTGCATCCGACCTCGAGAACGAGGTGTATCGCGCCTGGCGGGAAATGACCGACCACCTCGACGTCGACAGACCGGAGTCGAGCACACCCGGGGAGTTTGCGACGGCAGCAGTCGCGGCCGGCTTCGATGCCGACGACATCGACGAACTCACGTCGATATTCGAGACGGTTCGGTACGGAGACCACTCCGTTACACCGACACAGGAGCAGCGAGCGATCGAGTGTCTCCGTCGGCTCGAGGAGGCCCATTCCTCGTCGACGAGCGAACGGGATGCGACTGGCGACGAGGGGGATGAGCAGGGGACGACTGGCGACGAGGGGGACGAGCAGCGGACGACCGGTGATGAGGTGGAAGATCGATGA
- a CDS encoding DUF7269 family protein, giving the protein MNRLVVAALIAAIAAIGLGLASVAGVGVVFVTQYEGLALALFALSTCLAGALRWKARLETPPTHHRPPIVERSQPLPAPGDELDGDLELTIGIGHRDRDRHRRAVSDRLEWLVIATLCRTYGWSKTDGRRALERGTWTDDPVASAFFTGERGWRYRLAMAVEHRRFVLIEPDLRLEASHVIEALATIDDVEAETP; this is encoded by the coding sequence ATGAACCGACTCGTGGTCGCTGCCCTGATCGCTGCCATCGCGGCGATCGGCCTCGGACTCGCCTCGGTCGCTGGGGTCGGGGTAGTCTTCGTGACCCAGTACGAAGGGCTTGCACTCGCTCTGTTTGCACTCTCGACGTGTCTCGCCGGCGCCCTCAGATGGAAGGCACGACTCGAGACGCCGCCGACACACCACAGGCCACCGATCGTCGAGCGTTCCCAGCCGCTTCCAGCCCCCGGTGACGAACTGGACGGCGACCTCGAGTTGACGATCGGGATCGGGCATCGCGATCGGGATCGACACCGACGAGCGGTGTCCGATCGTCTCGAGTGGCTCGTCATCGCGACCCTTTGTCGAACGTACGGGTGGTCGAAAACCGACGGTCGGCGTGCTCTGGAACGAGGGACGTGGACGGACGATCCCGTCGCCAGCGCGTTCTTCACCGGTGAGAGAGGGTGGCGCTACCGGCTGGCGATGGCAGTCGAACACCGCAGGTTCGTGCTGATCGAACCCGACCTCCGCCTCGAGGCCAGTCACGTCATCGAGGCGCTCGCAACGATCGACGACGTGGAGGCCGAGACACCGTGA
- a CDS encoding DUF58 domain-containing protein: protein MTADPQSSASRTDRSVSGRGGEPVDDSVGEEPSTSEERPSTPNVPASEPPSADRSSNGGIDVHPTGHWKGVTAIGLLLSGIAIASAIPTIAIAPLPGLLLGAAVGLGYVVYGTVSSRPQPTLEVTRSLSTNRASVGTDVVVTTTITNTGERMLPDVRIVDGVPAELTVVDGSPRGGGPLRPGEHITLEYTVTTRRGTHEFGRAEAILRDLTGTTEVVASLSSDDESTLTGTPSFVPLPGAPLRSHLRRETGRLESDSGGSGIEFYATRQYRPGDPMRRIDWNRYARTGALTTLDFREERSVTVVIVLDLRAPAYVRAEKSGLHAVDHGIDATGRLFATLLDDGERVGIGAATPRAELWLKPGIGNDHRSRAESLLASHPALSPRPPETAFRVQYGTKQLRKRLPSDAQVLLVSPLTDDTIVTLARRLEVYGNPVSVLSPDVTAADTPGQIVGQAERTVRITHLRQYGVPVIDWDTDRSLAGAITTAARGGDSR, encoded by the coding sequence GTGACGGCTGACCCCCAGTCGTCCGCCTCGAGGACGGATCGGTCTGTATCCGGGCGTGGTGGCGAACCGGTAGACGACTCGGTCGGCGAGGAGCCATCGACGTCTGAAGAGCGACCGTCGACGCCAAACGTACCTGCGTCGGAACCACCGTCAGCGGATCGGTCATCGAACGGAGGAATCGACGTCCACCCGACCGGCCACTGGAAGGGAGTGACTGCAATCGGGCTGCTGTTGAGCGGGATCGCGATCGCCTCGGCGATCCCGACGATCGCAATCGCCCCGCTGCCTGGACTCCTTCTGGGTGCCGCCGTCGGCCTCGGATACGTCGTTTACGGCACCGTTTCGAGCCGACCACAGCCGACCCTCGAGGTCACTCGATCACTCTCGACGAACCGAGCGTCCGTCGGAACGGACGTCGTCGTCACCACGACGATAACCAATACGGGCGAACGGATGCTTCCGGACGTCCGCATCGTCGACGGCGTGCCTGCCGAACTGACCGTCGTCGACGGCTCGCCGAGAGGGGGTGGCCCACTCAGGCCCGGTGAGCACATCACGCTCGAGTACACCGTCACGACCAGACGGGGAACGCACGAGTTCGGGCGGGCCGAAGCGATCCTCCGTGATCTCACTGGAACGACGGAGGTGGTGGCGTCCCTCTCGAGCGACGACGAATCGACGTTGACCGGGACGCCCTCCTTTGTCCCGCTTCCGGGAGCCCCGTTACGATCGCACCTGCGTCGGGAAACGGGACGCCTCGAGTCGGACTCCGGAGGCTCCGGAATCGAGTTTTACGCGACCAGACAGTACCGGCCTGGCGATCCGATGCGGCGAATCGACTGGAATCGGTACGCCCGAACGGGGGCGCTGACGACGCTCGACTTCCGCGAGGAACGATCCGTGACGGTCGTGATCGTCCTCGACCTTCGCGCACCGGCGTACGTGCGCGCCGAGAAGTCGGGGTTACACGCCGTCGATCACGGGATCGACGCCACCGGTCGACTCTTTGCGACCCTGCTCGACGACGGTGAGCGCGTCGGAATTGGGGCGGCGACGCCTCGAGCGGAACTCTGGCTCAAACCGGGGATCGGGAACGATCACCGCTCGCGAGCCGAGTCACTGCTCGCGTCACATCCAGCGCTGTCACCCAGACCACCGGAAACCGCGTTCAGAGTGCAGTACGGGACGAAACAGCTTCGGAAGCGACTGCCTAGCGATGCGCAGGTACTGCTCGTTTCGCCGCTCACCGACGACACGATCGTCACCCTCGCTCGTCGGCTCGAGGTATACGGTAACCCGGTTTCGGTACTGAGTCCGGACGTGACGGCGGCGGACACGCCCGGGCAGATCGTCGGCCAGGCCGAACGAACGGTTCGAATAACCCACCTCCGTCAGTACGGTGTTCCGGTTATCGACTGGGACACCGACCGGTCGCTGGCGGGGGCGATCACGACCGCCGCTCGAGGGGGTGATTCCCGATGA
- a CDS encoding winged helix-turn-helix transcriptional regulator, whose protein sequence is MSNPEPITDALETLLEAPATDALAAVDAVESSLDAQSNPSKSLESASPTPDDDAATEETATDILDLLGRRHALAILRATTTGGGASRFSELEDVVSASPSTISARLSEFVEAGLLERETFDEVPPRVEYRPTEAATSLAPLFVYLRLWEDRYGAGRSD, encoded by the coding sequence ATGAGCAATCCAGAACCGATCACGGACGCCCTCGAGACGCTGCTCGAGGCACCGGCGACGGACGCCCTCGCGGCCGTCGACGCAGTCGAATCGTCACTCGATGCCCAGTCGAACCCGTCCAAGTCGCTCGAGAGCGCCTCGCCAACACCCGACGATGACGCCGCTACCGAGGAAACAGCTACTGACATCCTCGACTTGCTCGGCCGGCGACACGCGCTTGCGATCCTGCGAGCGACGACGACCGGTGGCGGCGCGAGTCGTTTTTCGGAACTCGAGGACGTGGTTTCCGCCTCCCCAAGTACGATTTCGGCTCGTCTCTCGGAGTTCGTCGAAGCGGGCCTGCTCGAGCGAGAGACCTTCGACGAGGTGCCCCCACGCGTCGAGTATCGACCGACGGAGGCGGCGACGTCGCTCGCCCCGCTGTTCGTCTACTTGCGCCTGTGGGAGGATCGATACGGGGCCGGACGTTCGGACTGA
- a CDS encoding universal stress protein, protein MVYFSHILIPVVTEADARATCAALEPYLDEIERVTAVHIIEKAGGAPDKAPLEKRREDAADFLAIVDSELSHAVAVDTKTVFSTDIVSALFSEATDAGADAIAFRARGGSRIKRILAGDIATKIVTDPSVPVVSLPNPDR, encoded by the coding sequence ATGGTGTATTTTTCGCATATCCTGATCCCGGTTGTGACGGAAGCGGATGCTCGAGCGACCTGTGCTGCCCTCGAGCCGTATCTCGACGAGATAGAGCGTGTGACTGCTGTCCACATCATCGAAAAAGCTGGAGGGGCGCCTGACAAAGCCCCACTCGAAAAGCGCAGAGAAGATGCGGCTGATTTCCTCGCGATAGTTGATTCGGAGCTGAGTCACGCTGTGGCTGTCGATACGAAGACCGTCTTTTCGACGGACATCGTTTCCGCGCTGTTTTCGGAGGCAACTGACGCTGGAGCCGACGCTATTGCGTTCCGCGCTCGAGGTGGCAGTCGAATTAAACGAATTCTCGCTGGCGATATTGCGACGAAGATAGTCACCGACCCATCTGTCCCCGTCGTTTCCTTACCGAATCCCGATCGATAA
- the ppc gene encoding phosphoenolpyruvate carboxylase: MQLHNREVRQDVRELGALLGDVLEEQTSRRAFETVESCRTAAIDYRSGDIESREPLIAELEGLSPHQQRTVARAFTTYFELINLAEERERVRSIRQDSQEGTLEDSLEAAATELSEIDDETIDRVLEDVFIEPTFTAHPTEARRKTVKAKLRSVATHLETLDERRLTDKEREQVWRDVDAEVTSLWQTPQVRKRQPEPEDEARNVQWYLENTLFDVVGEVYDELADALENELERAPEVPKLFEFRSWAGSDRDGNPYVTPEVTANTLERQRAVVIDRYRDQLKRLSGVLSQDGSRITAGGSFDASLEADRERLSGVARTAEERYPGEPYRQKLKLMRERLERVGDVRPGGYDEADELMDDLDVIAASLRDNGAETVVEAHVDPLRRQVATFGLSLASLDLRDHRQNHTDAIVETLAREGIDYTSLDEDERVELLTDAILQEGTIVDLERTDDLSDHSARVVTLFDSLAGWQAEYGVEAIDTYCISMTNEPSHVLEVLFLADQAGIVSLPEHCGIDIVPLLETEYALSGARRIMGTLFENEAYAQVLEARGHTQEIMLGYSDSNKENGFLAANWSLYKNQRRLAQICDDFDVTMRLFHGRGGSISRGGGPMGAALLALPSSTVTGQVKFTEQGEAIAEKYGNPRIAERNIEQMLNAQLRARKQAIEQPEEYIEDEWIEAMDVMADAARQEYRDLLESDGFVQYFEQATPITVIENLDLGSRPASRSGERTVEDLRAIPWVFSWTQSRCILPGWYAVATGLDAYLDAGGEIDILQEMYETWPFFRTILDNAALSLSRTELEIAEQYADLATDDLRETYFPRITAEYERAVELVQTIGEREELHTRDWLGENLERRNPYVDPLNLLQTHLLGRTHLTDVEERTLRLTVKGIAAGMKNTG; the protein is encoded by the coding sequence ATGCAACTGCACAACAGGGAAGTCCGTCAGGACGTCCGCGAGCTCGGGGCGTTACTCGGGGACGTCCTCGAGGAACAGACCTCTCGACGGGCGTTCGAGACCGTCGAATCGTGTCGAACCGCAGCCATCGACTACCGCTCGGGCGACATCGAGTCACGAGAGCCGCTTATTGCGGAACTCGAGGGGTTATCGCCACACCAGCAACGAACCGTCGCCCGCGCATTCACCACCTACTTCGAACTCATCAACCTTGCCGAAGAGCGCGAGCGAGTCCGATCGATTCGACAGGATTCACAGGAGGGTACCCTCGAGGACAGCCTCGAGGCCGCGGCAACCGAACTGTCCGAGATCGACGACGAGACGATCGACCGAGTTCTCGAGGACGTGTTCATCGAACCGACGTTTACTGCCCATCCAACCGAAGCGCGGCGAAAGACGGTTAAGGCGAAACTCCGATCGGTGGCGACCCACCTCGAGACGCTCGACGAGCGCCGACTCACGGACAAAGAGCGCGAGCAGGTCTGGCGGGACGTAGACGCCGAGGTGACGAGCCTCTGGCAAACGCCCCAGGTGCGAAAACGGCAACCCGAGCCCGAAGACGAAGCCAGGAACGTCCAGTGGTACCTCGAGAACACCCTCTTCGACGTCGTCGGCGAGGTGTACGACGAACTCGCGGACGCGCTGGAGAACGAACTCGAGCGAGCGCCGGAGGTTCCCAAACTGTTCGAATTTCGCTCGTGGGCCGGCAGCGACCGCGACGGGAACCCGTACGTGACCCCCGAGGTGACGGCCAACACGCTCGAGCGCCAGCGGGCGGTCGTCATCGACCGGTACCGCGACCAGCTCAAGCGACTGTCTGGGGTCTTGAGCCAGGACGGGAGCCGAATCACGGCCGGCGGTTCGTTCGACGCCTCCCTCGAGGCCGACCGCGAGCGGTTGTCTGGCGTCGCCCGGACTGCCGAGGAACGCTACCCTGGCGAGCCCTACCGCCAGAAGCTCAAGCTCATGCGCGAGCGCCTCGAGCGGGTCGGCGACGTTCGTCCGGGCGGCTACGACGAGGCCGACGAACTGATGGACGATCTGGACGTCATCGCAGCGAGTCTCCGTGACAACGGCGCGGAGACGGTCGTGGAGGCCCACGTGGATCCGTTGCGTCGACAGGTGGCAACCTTCGGCCTCTCGCTGGCCAGCCTCGACCTTCGCGACCACCGACAGAATCACACGGACGCGATCGTCGAAACGCTCGCTCGAGAGGGGATCGACTACACGTCCCTCGACGAGGACGAGCGCGTCGAGTTGCTCACCGACGCCATCCTCCAGGAGGGAACAATCGTCGACCTCGAGCGAACCGACGACCTCTCGGATCACTCGGCTCGCGTCGTCACGCTGTTCGACAGCCTCGCTGGCTGGCAGGCCGAGTACGGTGTGGAAGCGATCGACACCTACTGTATTTCGATGACGAACGAGCCGTCTCACGTCCTCGAGGTACTGTTCCTCGCCGACCAGGCGGGCATCGTTTCCCTGCCCGAACACTGCGGGATCGACATCGTTCCGCTGCTCGAGACCGAGTACGCCCTCTCTGGGGCGCGACGGATCATGGGCACGCTGTTCGAGAACGAGGCCTACGCCCAGGTGCTCGAGGCTCGCGGCCACACCCAGGAGATCATGTTGGGGTACTCCGACTCGAACAAGGAGAACGGCTTCCTGGCGGCGAACTGGTCGTTGTACAAGAACCAGCGGCGACTGGCCCAGATCTGCGACGACTTCGACGTCACGATGCGGTTGTTCCACGGCCGTGGCGGATCGATCTCTCGAGGTGGTGGCCCGATGGGAGCGGCCCTGCTCGCGCTGCCCAGCAGCACCGTCACAGGGCAGGTCAAGTTCACCGAACAGGGGGAGGCCATCGCCGAGAAGTACGGCAATCCTCGTATCGCCGAGCGGAACATCGAGCAGATGCTCAACGCCCAGCTCAGGGCGCGCAAGCAGGCGATCGAACAGCCAGAGGAGTACATCGAAGACGAGTGGATCGAGGCGATGGACGTCATGGCCGACGCGGCCCGCCAGGAGTACCGCGATCTCCTCGAGAGCGACGGGTTCGTCCAGTACTTCGAGCAGGCGACGCCGATCACGGTGATCGAGAATCTCGACCTCGGGTCGCGACCGGCGTCCCGGAGCGGCGAGCGAACGGTCGAGGATCTGCGAGCGATCCCGTGGGTGTTCTCCTGGACGCAATCCCGGTGTATCCTCCCCGGCTGGTACGCCGTTGCGACCGGCCTCGACGCCTATCTCGACGCAGGCGGCGAGATCGACATTCTTCAGGAAATGTACGAGACGTGGCCGTTCTTCCGGACGATCCTCGACAACGCAGCGCTGTCGCTCTCGAGAACCGAACTCGAGATCGCCGAGCAGTACGCTGACCTGGCGACCGACGACCTCCGCGAAACGTACTTCCCGCGGATCACCGCCGAGTACGAGCGGGCCGTCGAACTGGTGCAGACTATCGGCGAGCGCGAGGAACTCCACACCCGCGATTGGCTCGGGGAGAACCTCGAGCGACGAAATCCCTACGTCGACCCGCTCAACTTGCTCCAGACGCATCTCCTCGGTCGAACCCACCTGACCGATGTCGAGGAGCGTACGCTGCGCCTGACGGTGAAAGGAATCGCTGCAGGGATGAAAAATACTGGATGA